A single region of the Leisingera thetidis genome encodes:
- a CDS encoding rhodanese-like domain-containing protein, producing MPGAQAEHPRITRRRMLLAGAAAAGGFGYWWQRRQPPGHDQPRLTAAEAFAAAREGGIVLVDIRTPQEWRASGVPVGSHQIDMRREDFVAALQAVAGPDRSVPVALICARGVRSARLTRALADAGFVNVIDVPEGMLGSAAGPGWIAGNLPVARWEG from the coding sequence ATGCCCGGAGCACAGGCAGAACACCCACGGATCACGCGGCGGCGGATGCTGCTGGCGGGCGCGGCGGCTGCCGGCGGATTTGGCTACTGGTGGCAGCGCAGGCAGCCGCCCGGTCACGATCAGCCGCGGCTTACGGCGGCAGAGGCCTTTGCGGCGGCCCGGGAAGGCGGCATTGTCCTGGTGGACATCCGCACGCCGCAGGAATGGCGCGCATCAGGGGTGCCGGTGGGCAGCCATCAGATCGATATGCGCCGGGAGGACTTTGTTGCCGCACTGCAGGCCGTTGCCGGGCCGGACCGTTCGGTGCCGGTGGCGCTGATCTGCGCCCGCGGGGTGCGCTCGGCGCGGCTGACCCGGGCGCTGGCGGATGCGGGGTTCGTCAATGTGATCGACGTGCCCGAAGGCATGCTGGGCTCCGCCGCGGGCCCGGGCTGGATTGCGGGCAACCTGCCGGTGGCCCGATGGGAGGGATGA